In one window of Cytophagaceae bacterium ABcell3 DNA:
- a CDS encoding FKBP-type peptidyl-prolyl cis-trans isomerase: protein MKIRAYLICLAFIPVSFAGFAQKKQGKVNSKKMTQQSTLSSEKDSISYSLGINIGQNLMAQGFEDINLEMLNKAFQDVYKGEDLQISQEKANEILTAYMQEQQTRKMEKNLAEGKKFLEENKKKEGVVELPSGLQYEIIKEGDGPKPKETDKVTTHYHGTLIDGSVFDSSVERGQPATFPVNGVIQGWVEALQLMPVGSKWKLYVPSDLAYGERGSGGKIGPNTTLIFEVELISIDQ from the coding sequence ATGAAAATCAGAGCCTATTTAATCTGTCTAGCATTTATACCTGTTTCGTTTGCAGGTTTTGCGCAAAAAAAACAAGGAAAAGTTAATTCTAAGAAAATGACACAACAAAGTACTCTCAGTTCAGAGAAAGACTCCATCAGCTATAGTCTTGGCATCAACATTGGCCAAAATTTAATGGCACAGGGATTTGAAGATATTAATCTTGAAATGCTTAACAAAGCTTTCCAGGATGTTTATAAAGGCGAAGACCTGCAAATAAGCCAAGAAAAAGCCAACGAGATTCTGACAGCTTATATGCAAGAGCAACAGACAAGGAAAATGGAAAAGAACCTTGCTGAAGGAAAAAAGTTCTTGGAAGAAAATAAGAAAAAAGAAGGTGTAGTAGAACTTCCGAGTGGACTACAATATGAGATAATAAAAGAAGGCGATGGCCCTAAGCCTAAAGAAACTGACAAAGTAACTACCCATTACCACGGCACATTAATAGATGGCAGTGTTTTTGACAGTTCTGTAGAACGCGGACAGCCTGCGACCTTCCCTGTCAACGGTGTTATCCAAGGATGGGTTGAAGCTTTACAACTGATGCCTGTTGGTTCAAAATGGAAACTATACGTTCCTTCAGATCTGGCATACGGTGAAAGAGGCTCTGGCGG